A genomic segment from Lates calcarifer isolate ASB-BC8 linkage group LG13, TLL_Latcal_v3, whole genome shotgun sequence encodes:
- the LOC108878716 gene encoding calcium release-activated calcium channel protein 1 has product MSLNEHSLQALSWRKLYLSRAKLKATSRTSALLSGFAMVAMVEVQLEREDTYPPGLLIAFSACTTVLVAVHLFALMISTCILPNLEAVSNVHNLNSVNESPHERMHRHIELAWAFSTVIGTLLFLTEVMLLCWVKFLPLKTVGKNETISSGEAAAIASTCIMVPFGIVFIVFAVHFYRTLVSHKTDRQIRELEQVIRLQNQLDHRAENDDLKAAVHFP; this is encoded by the exons ATGAGTTTGAACGAGCACTCGTTACAGGCTCTGTCATGGAGAAAACTGTACTTGAGTCGAGCCAAGTTAAAAGCCACCAGTCGCACTTCAGCTCTGTTGTCGGGCTTCGCAATG GTTGCCATGGTGGAGGTACAGCTGGAGCGGGAGGATACGTATCCTCCAGGGCTGCTCATAGCCTTCAGTGCCTGTACTACAGTTCTAGTTGCAGTGCACCTCTTTGCCCTGATGATCAGCACCTGCATCCTGCCCAACCTCGAGGCCGTCAGCAACGTTCACAACCTCAACTCTGTCAACGAGTCTCCCCACGAGCGCATGCACCGCCACATAGAACTGGCCTGGGCTTTCTCCACAGTCATCGGcaccctcctcttcctgacAGAGGTGATGCTCCTGTGCTGGGTGAAGTTCTTACCCCTCAAAACCGTGGGAAAAAACGAGACCATAAGTTCTGGTGAGGCTGCAGCCATTGCTTCCACTTGCATCATGGTGCCTTTTggaattgtttttattgtgttcgCCGTCCACTTTTACCGCACACTGGTCAGTCACAAAACGGACCGACAGATCCGAGAGCTGGAGCAGGTCATTCGGCTCCAGAACCAGCTCGACCACAGGGCTGAGAATGACGACCTGAAGGCAGCTGTTCATTTCCCTTGA
- the kdm2ba gene encoding lysine (K)-specific demethylase 2Ba isoform X3 encodes MALSLSGDDEEYDSESEQQRAANRPKPKMGTSSAVKLPSNRSSSGARRRRTRCRKCEACLRTECGECHFCKDMKKFGGPGRMKQSCIMRQCIAPVLPHTAVCVVCKEAGKEDTLEEEEDKFNFMLMECSICNEIVHPNCLKVSDASGVVNDELPNCWECPKCNHAGKSGKQKRGPGFKYASNLPGSLLREQKPVKEEGDTSSAAKRRPDREETPRYRPEEPLHRQPPLLSPSSLPRPRPEDKLRKKRKLFDDDEEEDLGVRKKEKSDDPYFSKLLHQIKTEEEDEDAYEEEDEEGKEPHFRSGIERKGRFGDAEEEGDDKDSKNELLNHCIKTPVGDSDQSHCSSPQAGPSSEGGSETQEKGPRPKARRKRRLPNRELSRELSKALNQEIQKTEDCLANENRQPLKVEPETENEEPKRLFRNGSELGDQRPHLKTKEMNGTPWELRHFYPSQITPLGFNRSTPTNRPVPPRSPPKCVQMERHVIRPPPISPPPDRLPLKDGKTHIIQREVWMKIFGYLTHQELCVCMRVCKTWNRWCCDKRLWTKIDLNRCTSITPLMLSGIIRRQPVSLDLSWTNISKKQLSWLINRLPGLRVLKLSGCSWAAVSALCTSSCPLLRTLDVQWVEGLKDAQMRDLLSPPTDNRPGQLDNRCKLRNVEDLRLAGLDITDTSLRLISRQMPLLSRLDLSYCNHINDQSVNLLTATGTTTRDSLTEINLSVCNRVTDHSLNFFKRCGSICQIDLRFCKQVTKTACERFIAEMSVSVPFRLKEEKLLQKTS; translated from the exons ATGGCCTTGTCATTGAGCGGAGACGATGAGGAATATGATTCAGAGTCTGAGCAG CAGCGGGCAGCCAACCGGCCGAAGCCCAAGATGGGGACGTCGTCAGCCGTTAAGCTGCCGTCCAACCGCAGCTCATCCGGTGCCAGGCGCAGGAGGACACGCTGCCGAAAGTGCGAGGCGTGCCTCCGGACTGAGTGCGGAGAGTGTCACTTCTGCAAGGACATGAAGAAGTTTGGAGGGCCGGGCCGCATGAAGCAATCCTGCATTATGAGACAGTGCATTGCG CCTGTCCTGCCCCACACAGcggtgtgtgtggtgtgtaaaGAGGCAGGGAAGGAGGACacactggaggaagaggaggacaagtTCAACTTCATGCTTATGGAGTGCTCTATCTGCAACGAGATTGTCCATCCCAACTGCCTCAAG GTGAGCGATGCATCAGGAGTGGTCAACGACGAACTGCCTAACTGCTGGGAATGTCCTAAATGCAACCATGCTGGGAAAAGTGGAAAA CAAAAAAGGGGTCCAGGCTTCAAGTATGCTTCCAACCTCCCCGGCTCTCTGCTGAGGGAACAGAAGCCcgtgaaggaggagggggacacTTCTTCTGCAGCCAAGAGGaggccagacagagaggaaacaccCAGGTACAGACCTGAGGAGCCTCTCCACCGACAGCCACCGCTGCTCTCCCCCAGCAGCTTGCCCAGGCCCAGGCCCGAGGACAaactgaggaagaagaggaagctgtttgatgatgatgaggaagaggatcTCGGTGTGAGGAAGAAG GAAAAGTCAGATGATCCTTATTTTTCCAAACTTCTGCACCAAATcaagacagaagaagaggatgaagatgcttatgaggaagaggatgaagagggaaAAGAGCCTCACTTCCGTAGTGGTATAGAGAGGAAAGGGCGTTTTGGAGACGCTGAAGAAGAAGGGGATGACAAGGACTCCAAGAATGAACTTTTGAACCACTGCATTAAAACACCAGTTGGAGACAGCGACCAGTCTCACTGCAGCTCTCCGCAGGCCGGCCCCAGCAGCGAGGGCGGAAGCGAGACCCAGGAAAAGGGTCCACGTCCAAAAGCTCGCCGCAAGCGCCGTTTACCCAACAGGGAGCTGAGCCGAGAACTGAGCAAAGCACTGAACCAGGAAATCCAGAAGACAGAGGACTGCCTGGCCAACGAGAACCGGCAACCCCTCAAGGTGGAGCCGGAGACGGAAAACGAGGAGCCCAAGAGGTTGTTCCGCAATGGCAGCGAACTCGGGGATCAGAGACCCCACCTCAAGACCAAAGAGATGAACGGGACCCCATGGGAGCTGCGCCACTTCTACCCAAGTCAGATCACTCCGCTGGGCTTCAACAGGAGCACCCCAACCAACCGGCCGGTTCCCCCACGCTCCCCGCCTAAGTGCGTCCAGATGGAGCGGCATGTCATTCGGCCCCCTCCGATAAGCCCGCCTCCTGACAGACTGCCTCTAAAAGATGGtaaaacacacatcatacaGCGCGAGGTCTGGATGAAGATCTTTGGCTACCTCACACACCAGGAGCTATGCGTCTGCATGAGAGTTTGCAAGACGTGGAACAGATG GTGTTGTGATAAGAGACTGTGGACAAAGATCGATCTGAACCGCTGCACCTCCATCACTCCACTAATGTTAAGCGGGATTATTCGCCGACAGCCAGTTTCCCTAGACCTCAGCTGGACCAACATTTCTAAGAAACAATTAAGCTGGCTTATTAACAGATTGCCAG GTCTGCGAGTGTTAAAGTTGTCAGGGTGTTCTTGGGCTGCTGTGTCTGCGCTCTGCACCTCCAGCTGCCCTCTGCTGCGCACCCTGGATGTCCAGTGGGTAGAGGGACTTAAAGATGCACAGATGAGGGACCTCCTCTCACCCCCTACAGACAACAGACCAG GTCAACTGGACAACCGCTGCAAGTTGCGGAACGTAGAGGACCTGCGGCTCGCGGGACTGGACATCACCGACACATCTTTACGTCTCATCAGTCGGCAGATGCCTTTGCTGTCCAGGCTGGACCTGAGCTACTGCAACCACATCAACGACCAGTCAGTCAACCTGCTGACAGCTACAGGGACCACGACCAGAGACTCCCTCACAGAAATCAACCTGTCAG tttgtaaCCGGGTCACAGACCATTCCCTGAACTTTTTCAAGCGCTGTGGAAGCATCTGTCAGATAGACCTTCGCTTCTGCAAGCAGGTGACCAAGACGGCCTGCGAAAGGTTCATCGCAGAGATGTCTGTGAGCGTCCCGTTcagactgaaagaggaaaaactgctGCAGAAGACAAGCTAG
- the kdm2ba gene encoding lysine (K)-specific demethylase 2Ba isoform X2 has translation MALSLSGDDEEYDSESEQRAANRPKPKMGTSSAVKLPSNRSSSGARRRRTRCRKCEACLRTECGECHFCKDMKKFGGPGRMKQSCIMRQCIAPVLPHTAVCVVCKEAGKEDTLEEEEDKFNFMLMECSICNEIVHPNCLKVSDASGVVNDELPNCWECPKCNHAGKSGKVLKQKRGPGFKYASNLPGSLLREQKPVKEEGDTSSAAKRRPDREETPRYRPEEPLHRQPPLLSPSSLPRPRPEDKLRKKRKLFDDDEEEDLGVRKKEKSDDPYFSKLLHQIKTEEEDEDAYEEEDEEGKEPHFRSGIERKGRFGDAEEEGDDKDSKNELLNHCIKTPVGDSDQSHCSSPQAGPSSEGGSETQEKGPRPKARRKRRLPNRELSRELSKALNQEIQKTEDCLANENRQPLKVEPETENEEPKRLFRNGSELGDQRPHLKTKEMNGTPWELRHFYPSQITPLGFNRSTPTNRPVPPRSPPKCVQMERHVIRPPPISPPPDRLPLKDGKTHIIQREVWMKIFGYLTHQELCVCMRVCKTWNRWCCDKRLWTKIDLNRCTSITPLMLSGIIRRQPVSLDLSWTNISKKQLSWLINRLPGLRVLKLSGCSWAAVSALCTSSCPLLRTLDVQWVEGLKDAQMRDLLSPPTDNRPGQLDNRCKLRNVEDLRLAGLDITDTSLRLISRQMPLLSRLDLSYCNHINDQSVNLLTATGTTTRDSLTEINLSVCNRVTDHSLNFFKRCGSICQIDLRFCKQVTKTACERFIAEMSVSVPFRLKEEKLLQKTS, from the exons ATGGCCTTGTCATTGAGCGGAGACGATGAGGAATATGATTCAGAGTCTGAGCAG CGGGCAGCCAACCGGCCGAAGCCCAAGATGGGGACGTCGTCAGCCGTTAAGCTGCCGTCCAACCGCAGCTCATCCGGTGCCAGGCGCAGGAGGACACGCTGCCGAAAGTGCGAGGCGTGCCTCCGGACTGAGTGCGGAGAGTGTCACTTCTGCAAGGACATGAAGAAGTTTGGAGGGCCGGGCCGCATGAAGCAATCCTGCATTATGAGACAGTGCATTGCG CCTGTCCTGCCCCACACAGcggtgtgtgtggtgtgtaaaGAGGCAGGGAAGGAGGACacactggaggaagaggaggacaagtTCAACTTCATGCTTATGGAGTGCTCTATCTGCAACGAGATTGTCCATCCCAACTGCCTCAAG GTGAGCGATGCATCAGGAGTGGTCAACGACGAACTGCCTAACTGCTGGGAATGTCCTAAATGCAACCATGCTGGGAAAAGTGGAAAAGT ACTGAAGCAAAAAAGGGGTCCAGGCTTCAAGTATGCTTCCAACCTCCCCGGCTCTCTGCTGAGGGAACAGAAGCCcgtgaaggaggagggggacacTTCTTCTGCAGCCAAGAGGaggccagacagagaggaaacaccCAGGTACAGACCTGAGGAGCCTCTCCACCGACAGCCACCGCTGCTCTCCCCCAGCAGCTTGCCCAGGCCCAGGCCCGAGGACAaactgaggaagaagaggaagctgtttgatgatgatgaggaagaggatcTCGGTGTGAGGAAGAAG GAAAAGTCAGATGATCCTTATTTTTCCAAACTTCTGCACCAAATcaagacagaagaagaggatgaagatgcttatgaggaagaggatgaagagggaaAAGAGCCTCACTTCCGTAGTGGTATAGAGAGGAAAGGGCGTTTTGGAGACGCTGAAGAAGAAGGGGATGACAAGGACTCCAAGAATGAACTTTTGAACCACTGCATTAAAACACCAGTTGGAGACAGCGACCAGTCTCACTGCAGCTCTCCGCAGGCCGGCCCCAGCAGCGAGGGCGGAAGCGAGACCCAGGAAAAGGGTCCACGTCCAAAAGCTCGCCGCAAGCGCCGTTTACCCAACAGGGAGCTGAGCCGAGAACTGAGCAAAGCACTGAACCAGGAAATCCAGAAGACAGAGGACTGCCTGGCCAACGAGAACCGGCAACCCCTCAAGGTGGAGCCGGAGACGGAAAACGAGGAGCCCAAGAGGTTGTTCCGCAATGGCAGCGAACTCGGGGATCAGAGACCCCACCTCAAGACCAAAGAGATGAACGGGACCCCATGGGAGCTGCGCCACTTCTACCCAAGTCAGATCACTCCGCTGGGCTTCAACAGGAGCACCCCAACCAACCGGCCGGTTCCCCCACGCTCCCCGCCTAAGTGCGTCCAGATGGAGCGGCATGTCATTCGGCCCCCTCCGATAAGCCCGCCTCCTGACAGACTGCCTCTAAAAGATGGtaaaacacacatcatacaGCGCGAGGTCTGGATGAAGATCTTTGGCTACCTCACACACCAGGAGCTATGCGTCTGCATGAGAGTTTGCAAGACGTGGAACAGATG GTGTTGTGATAAGAGACTGTGGACAAAGATCGATCTGAACCGCTGCACCTCCATCACTCCACTAATGTTAAGCGGGATTATTCGCCGACAGCCAGTTTCCCTAGACCTCAGCTGGACCAACATTTCTAAGAAACAATTAAGCTGGCTTATTAACAGATTGCCAG GTCTGCGAGTGTTAAAGTTGTCAGGGTGTTCTTGGGCTGCTGTGTCTGCGCTCTGCACCTCCAGCTGCCCTCTGCTGCGCACCCTGGATGTCCAGTGGGTAGAGGGACTTAAAGATGCACAGATGAGGGACCTCCTCTCACCCCCTACAGACAACAGACCAG GTCAACTGGACAACCGCTGCAAGTTGCGGAACGTAGAGGACCTGCGGCTCGCGGGACTGGACATCACCGACACATCTTTACGTCTCATCAGTCGGCAGATGCCTTTGCTGTCCAGGCTGGACCTGAGCTACTGCAACCACATCAACGACCAGTCAGTCAACCTGCTGACAGCTACAGGGACCACGACCAGAGACTCCCTCACAGAAATCAACCTGTCAG tttgtaaCCGGGTCACAGACCATTCCCTGAACTTTTTCAAGCGCTGTGGAAGCATCTGTCAGATAGACCTTCGCTTCTGCAAGCAGGTGACCAAGACGGCCTGCGAAAGGTTCATCGCAGAGATGTCTGTGAGCGTCCCGTTcagactgaaagaggaaaaactgctGCAGAAGACAAGCTAG
- the LOC108878715 gene encoding rho-related GTP-binding protein RhoF, which yields MTQKGSGASRRSTSQQEEFKVVIVGDRGCGKTSLFTVYTTGVFPEEYVPSVFDKSVAKIRYRGQQFQLHLYDTAGQEEYDRLRPLSYQNVNVVLICYNVMCPSSFDNVFVKWYPEVQHFCYGRPIILVGCKADLREDKLQMKRLWASGQNAVTFIQGEEARRKIGAVLYLECSAKYKENVDDLFRQATKQALMATREPEEASQQGSLCALL from the exons ATGACCCAGAAAGGATCAGGAGCGAGCAGAAGAAGCACCAGCCAGCAGGAAGAATTCAAGGTTGTTATTGTTGGAGACAGAGGTTGTGGGAAAACCTCACTGTTCACAGTTTACACTACAGGAGTCTTTCCAGAG GAATATGTCCCATCTGTGTTTGACAAAAGTGTTGCGAAAATAAGGTACAGAGGGCAGCAGTTTCAGCTACATCTCTACGACACTGCAG GTCAAGAGGAGTATGATCGCTTGCGGCCTCTCTCCTACCAAAATGTCAACGTGGTTTTGATCTGCTACAATGTCATGTGCCCTTCAAGCTTTGATAATGTCTTTGTAAAG TGGTACCCTGAGGTGCAACATTTCTGTTATGGAAGGCCTATCATACTTGTTGGGTGTAAAGCAGACCTACGAGAAGACAAGCTGCAGATGAAGAGACTCTGGGCATCAGGCCAGAATGCTGTCACATTTATTCAG GGTGAAGAAGCCAGAAGGAAAATTGGTGCTGTGCTGTACCTCGAGTGCTCTGCCAAATATAAGGAAAATGTGGACGACTTATTCAGACAAGCAACAAAACAAGCGCTAATGGCCACAAGAGAGCCGGAAGAAGCCAGTCAGCAGGGGAGTTTGTGTGCCTTGTTGTGA
- the kdm2ba gene encoding lysine (K)-specific demethylase 2Ba isoform X1, which yields MALSLSGDDEEYDSESEQQRAANRPKPKMGTSSAVKLPSNRSSSGARRRRTRCRKCEACLRTECGECHFCKDMKKFGGPGRMKQSCIMRQCIAPVLPHTAVCVVCKEAGKEDTLEEEEDKFNFMLMECSICNEIVHPNCLKVSDASGVVNDELPNCWECPKCNHAGKSGKVLKQKRGPGFKYASNLPGSLLREQKPVKEEGDTSSAAKRRPDREETPRYRPEEPLHRQPPLLSPSSLPRPRPEDKLRKKRKLFDDDEEEDLGVRKKEKSDDPYFSKLLHQIKTEEEDEDAYEEEDEEGKEPHFRSGIERKGRFGDAEEEGDDKDSKNELLNHCIKTPVGDSDQSHCSSPQAGPSSEGGSETQEKGPRPKARRKRRLPNRELSRELSKALNQEIQKTEDCLANENRQPLKVEPETENEEPKRLFRNGSELGDQRPHLKTKEMNGTPWELRHFYPSQITPLGFNRSTPTNRPVPPRSPPKCVQMERHVIRPPPISPPPDRLPLKDGKTHIIQREVWMKIFGYLTHQELCVCMRVCKTWNRWCCDKRLWTKIDLNRCTSITPLMLSGIIRRQPVSLDLSWTNISKKQLSWLINRLPGLRVLKLSGCSWAAVSALCTSSCPLLRTLDVQWVEGLKDAQMRDLLSPPTDNRPGQLDNRCKLRNVEDLRLAGLDITDTSLRLISRQMPLLSRLDLSYCNHINDQSVNLLTATGTTTRDSLTEINLSVCNRVTDHSLNFFKRCGSICQIDLRFCKQVTKTACERFIAEMSVSVPFRLKEEKLLQKTS from the exons ATGGCCTTGTCATTGAGCGGAGACGATGAGGAATATGATTCAGAGTCTGAGCAG CAGCGGGCAGCCAACCGGCCGAAGCCCAAGATGGGGACGTCGTCAGCCGTTAAGCTGCCGTCCAACCGCAGCTCATCCGGTGCCAGGCGCAGGAGGACACGCTGCCGAAAGTGCGAGGCGTGCCTCCGGACTGAGTGCGGAGAGTGTCACTTCTGCAAGGACATGAAGAAGTTTGGAGGGCCGGGCCGCATGAAGCAATCCTGCATTATGAGACAGTGCATTGCG CCTGTCCTGCCCCACACAGcggtgtgtgtggtgtgtaaaGAGGCAGGGAAGGAGGACacactggaggaagaggaggacaagtTCAACTTCATGCTTATGGAGTGCTCTATCTGCAACGAGATTGTCCATCCCAACTGCCTCAAG GTGAGCGATGCATCAGGAGTGGTCAACGACGAACTGCCTAACTGCTGGGAATGTCCTAAATGCAACCATGCTGGGAAAAGTGGAAAAGT ACTGAAGCAAAAAAGGGGTCCAGGCTTCAAGTATGCTTCCAACCTCCCCGGCTCTCTGCTGAGGGAACAGAAGCCcgtgaaggaggagggggacacTTCTTCTGCAGCCAAGAGGaggccagacagagaggaaacaccCAGGTACAGACCTGAGGAGCCTCTCCACCGACAGCCACCGCTGCTCTCCCCCAGCAGCTTGCCCAGGCCCAGGCCCGAGGACAaactgaggaagaagaggaagctgtttgatgatgatgaggaagaggatcTCGGTGTGAGGAAGAAG GAAAAGTCAGATGATCCTTATTTTTCCAAACTTCTGCACCAAATcaagacagaagaagaggatgaagatgcttatgaggaagaggatgaagagggaaAAGAGCCTCACTTCCGTAGTGGTATAGAGAGGAAAGGGCGTTTTGGAGACGCTGAAGAAGAAGGGGATGACAAGGACTCCAAGAATGAACTTTTGAACCACTGCATTAAAACACCAGTTGGAGACAGCGACCAGTCTCACTGCAGCTCTCCGCAGGCCGGCCCCAGCAGCGAGGGCGGAAGCGAGACCCAGGAAAAGGGTCCACGTCCAAAAGCTCGCCGCAAGCGCCGTTTACCCAACAGGGAGCTGAGCCGAGAACTGAGCAAAGCACTGAACCAGGAAATCCAGAAGACAGAGGACTGCCTGGCCAACGAGAACCGGCAACCCCTCAAGGTGGAGCCGGAGACGGAAAACGAGGAGCCCAAGAGGTTGTTCCGCAATGGCAGCGAACTCGGGGATCAGAGACCCCACCTCAAGACCAAAGAGATGAACGGGACCCCATGGGAGCTGCGCCACTTCTACCCAAGTCAGATCACTCCGCTGGGCTTCAACAGGAGCACCCCAACCAACCGGCCGGTTCCCCCACGCTCCCCGCCTAAGTGCGTCCAGATGGAGCGGCATGTCATTCGGCCCCCTCCGATAAGCCCGCCTCCTGACAGACTGCCTCTAAAAGATGGtaaaacacacatcatacaGCGCGAGGTCTGGATGAAGATCTTTGGCTACCTCACACACCAGGAGCTATGCGTCTGCATGAGAGTTTGCAAGACGTGGAACAGATG GTGTTGTGATAAGAGACTGTGGACAAAGATCGATCTGAACCGCTGCACCTCCATCACTCCACTAATGTTAAGCGGGATTATTCGCCGACAGCCAGTTTCCCTAGACCTCAGCTGGACCAACATTTCTAAGAAACAATTAAGCTGGCTTATTAACAGATTGCCAG GTCTGCGAGTGTTAAAGTTGTCAGGGTGTTCTTGGGCTGCTGTGTCTGCGCTCTGCACCTCCAGCTGCCCTCTGCTGCGCACCCTGGATGTCCAGTGGGTAGAGGGACTTAAAGATGCACAGATGAGGGACCTCCTCTCACCCCCTACAGACAACAGACCAG GTCAACTGGACAACCGCTGCAAGTTGCGGAACGTAGAGGACCTGCGGCTCGCGGGACTGGACATCACCGACACATCTTTACGTCTCATCAGTCGGCAGATGCCTTTGCTGTCCAGGCTGGACCTGAGCTACTGCAACCACATCAACGACCAGTCAGTCAACCTGCTGACAGCTACAGGGACCACGACCAGAGACTCCCTCACAGAAATCAACCTGTCAG tttgtaaCCGGGTCACAGACCATTCCCTGAACTTTTTCAAGCGCTGTGGAAGCATCTGTCAGATAGACCTTCGCTTCTGCAAGCAGGTGACCAAGACGGCCTGCGAAAGGTTCATCGCAGAGATGTCTGTGAGCGTCCCGTTcagactgaaagaggaaaaactgctGCAGAAGACAAGCTAG